Genomic DNA from Salinibacter pepae:
TACCTCTTCATCGAGAAGACCGAGGCGATGCACGTGGTCGACGTGAACTCGGGGCGCTCCGGGAAGGGCAAATCGCAGGCCGAAAACTCGCTCAACGTGAACCTGGAGGCCGCCCGCGTGATTGCCCGGCAGATTCGGCTCCGCGACCTGGGGGGCATTATCGTCGTCGACTTCATCGACCTGCGGGACGAGGACGACAAGAAAAAGGTCTACGACGAGGTCAAGAAGGGCTTCGAGGAAGACCGGGCGGTGACGAAGGTGCTGCCGATGAGCGACTTTGGGCTCGTCGAGATCACCCGCCAGCGGCTCCGCCCCAGCATCACGACGACCTTTTCGTCGGCCAACGGGACCCCGTCCGACGACGGCGACGACGGGGCCGACCCCGAAGAGCTCCGCCAGGCCGAGCGCAAGATTCAGAGCCTGGAGAAGGAGGTGGAGAAGCGCGAGCGCGAGGTGGAGCGCCTGAAGGCGGAGGACGACACCCCGGACGAAGAGGTGACGGCCCTGCGGCAGAAAATTCAGGCGCTCGAAGACAAGCTCGAAGCGGCCCGGGCCCAGCAGACGGCGGAGAACGCAACGCCACGTCCGTCTTCGTCGGATGGACCCGCCGCCTCCGCAGAGGGGGACGCCGCCCCCGACGAACTTGTGGAGGACATCGAGCAGTGGCTCGTGGCGCACAGGGACACCCACCGCGCCGTGACGCTCCGGGTGCATCCGTTCGTCGCGGCGTTCCTGCGGCGCCCCGTGCCCACGTACACGACCCGCTGGTTCATGGAGCACCTGGTGCGCGTCCACGTCGAGGCGGACACCGGGGTGCCACCGCACACCTTCCAGGTCACGGATGCGTCTGGGGAGCCCCTTCCGGAATCGCCGTAGCGGGGGCCGGCGACGGGGAAACAACTGGGGGGCAGCCCAGGATGAAATGGCGCACGTTTCTGTTGGAGTGTGACTGTGCGGTATGGACACCACTACGATTATCGACGAACTGGAAGGGGTTGCGGCCCGGCTGGGGATCGAGGTGCGGGCCGAGCCCGGCAACTTCCGCGGGGGCCGTTGCGTCGTGGCGGGGGAGGAGGTGATTATGCTCAACACGAACGACCTGCCCGAGACGCAGCTGGTGGTGTTGGCCGAGGCGTTGCGGGACGCCCCGCTCGACACCATCTACCTGAAGCCGGCGGTGCGTCGGGCCCTCGAAGCGGCCTGGGCGGAGCACATGTCGGCGGAGGCCTCACATGACAATTAGCCCCAGCGTGTCCACAAACGTGTCGCCGGCCGACCGCCACGCCCGTACGCCCCCGGTTACCGCCACCTTGTTGGGGACGGGCACCTCCACCGGGGTGCCCGTCATCGGGTGCGACTGCGAGGTATGCACCTCCGCTGACCCCCGCGACACGCGCACCCGCTGCGCCTGCTACGTGGAGGTGGGCGACCTGGGCCTCCTCATCGATACGGGCCCGGACTTTCGGGCGCAGGCGCTCCGCGAACGCATCGACCGCATCGACGCGGTCTGCTACACCCACCACCACTTCGACCACGTCGTGGGGCTCGATGACCTGCGGCCCTACTTTCGCGACAACCACCGCGTGATGCCGTGCTACGCCCACGCCGAGACCGCCGCGGTGCTCCGGCGCAACTACGACTACGTCTTTGGGGGGGACCCGTATCCCGGCGCCGCGAACGTGGAGCTGGAGGTCGTGGATGGCCCGTTCCGCGTCCCGAGCCGCACCGCCGCCGACACCGCGGTGCCCGTCGACCCCATTCGGCTCCAGCATGGCGACGTGCCGGTGTACGGCTACCGCCTCGGCCGCTTCGCGTACCTCACGGACGCGAGCACCATCCCCGAGGCCAGTTACGAGCAGCTGCAGGGCATCGACACGCTCGTCCTGGACGGCCTCCGGCCCCGGCCGCACCCCACCCACTTCTCGTTCGACGAGGCCGTGGCCGCCGCCCGCCGCATCGGGGCGCGCGAGACGTACCTCGTCCACATGACCCACGACGTGCGCCACGCCGAGGCGGAGGCCGCGCTGCCCGACGACGTCCACCTCGCCCACGACGGGCTCACCCTGGAGGTGCCGGCGTACGACACTGCGTAGGACAACAAACCTCCGCCCGGAGGCTTCCGGGCGGGGGCGGTGCTTGTTCGGGCCGATGTGAACGTGGAGAACATCCGTGCTGGAGTTACCGCACGACGGTAATCTGCTCGGTCGTAGCGAAGTCCTCGCCGGTGGCCCGCAGGAAGTAGGTCCCGCTCGTAAAGCCGGTTGACGAGACATCCAACCGGAGGCGCTGCAATTCCTGCGCCGGCAGTGGGCCGTCGTGTAGCGTGGCCACCCGGCGGCCGAGCAAATCGTAGAGGCGTACGCTCACGTTCTGCCGCTCCTTGACCGCCAGCTCGACGCTGGCTCTCTGCTGGACCGGATTCGGATACGTGGAGAGCCGGTAGGCCTCGTCCATCGCGATCTCTGCCGTCACCGGTTTCGTATAGCGCCGAACGTTGCTCGTCTCGCTGTTACCGACTGCTCTGAGGGGGGAACCGGTATCCTGCGGCAGGCCGACGCGGAACTGGTGCGTGCCAATCTCCAATTCGTCGGTGCGGTAGCGATAGGTCACAGCTTGTGACGAATCGGTGCTCATTGAGTCGCCGGCCGGCACGGTGCCGAGCGTAGACCACTCAGCCGTTGAATCGGCGCGGTGCTGGAGGGCAAATTCAGAGGGAAGGTCCGACTCGCCTACCGCCTTCCAACTCACGTGGATGGACCCGTTGGTGTGCGTCTCCGCTCGGACGTTGCCAAGAACGAAGGATCCCTCGCTGGCTGCCAGACAGATTCGGTTTAGCCCGACGGCATTACAGCCTCCACCCCCGCCGCCTCCACCCCCATTATTGTTGATGGTCACTTTCGTTTGTGCTGAGGCGGTCTCACCGTTCTTGGAGGCCTCTACCTTAATGTCGACGATTATGGTACTGGAGATATAGTCCTGGCCCCAACTGACCGAGGGACCAGAGCCGATTTGATACCATCCGCTTCCCTGGTCGACAGACCATGTGTATGACGCGCCGTCGCGGGAGGTGTAGGCGGTCCAGGTCCCCTGCTCGCCCTCGTCCAGGTACGTTGGGCCGGAGAGGGAGGCTTCTAAAGGCGGAGGTGGTGGAGGACCTTCTGTACCTACCGCTGTGTAGGCAATGTTAAAATTTTTAGAAACTTTCGGAATCCGCTGGTCCTTCGCGCACCGTCTGCCCCAGCTATCGAAGAAGTCAGCCTCCCAGTAATACCCGCGAATCGTCAGTCCGCGTCCGTCGGCATCAACCACACGGACCCCTTCAATGAGAGGATTGAAGTACGATACCTGACCGATTCGGCTGTTGTACCCGTTGCTCTTCCCCCAGCGGACCCATACGTCAGGAGTGCTCGAGAACGTTTGAGAGTAGGGCACGCGGGCCTTGAATTCGTAGAGATATCCCTGAGCGACGGGGCAGTTCTGGAAACCAACGGGGGTAAAGTTCCAGTATCGGTTTCCTTTCAGGTCGACGGCACTGCGGATCTTCTTTTTGGAGATCACAGACTTCACAGATTGCCGACTGCGCTGCACGTCATTGTTGCGAACAAAGGATAGAGCCGCATCTGCATCGATGGCACCGGCACCTGTATAGTCGTCCCGTCCGGGGGAGCCTGCGTCGCGGGCCGTTCGCTTCAGAATTTCCTCAATGTCCTCGCCGGTGAGGGTGGGCATCTCGGCTTTGAGGAGACCGGAGACCCCTGCACCGATGGAGGCGGAAGCGGCAGTGGTAGTGAATTCGGTGTCGTACTGGTCCGACCCGGTGCCGGAGATCCCTACCGTTTCTTCGGCGAAGGCCGATACGTCTACGTAAGCGGCCGGTCGGGTGCTGTCCCATTTGACAAGCGTGTCATCAGCGTCCTGATCTACTCCACCGACTGTCACCGCGTACGGGTCAAACATACCGGGGAGGTGCCGGGGGGGGATATCGCCGTCTCCATCGAGATTCCCCGCAGGTGTCACTACGACCCCACCGTCTTTCGCTACCGCAAATCCAACTTCGTCCCGAAACAGGGATCCGGGATCGGGAGGCGTCGTACAGCTGCCAAACCACCCCCCACAAATTGCTTGTCCGATACTTTTAATCGTGTTCCAGGCGGCAGTCGCTAAGGTTTTGTATGGGTCCGGGTCATCTAAGTCGTCGGGATCTCGATCAAACAAGTCCATGGACTCATCAGGATCCGGCGGTCCCTCCAAGGTTGGATCGTAGTCGGCAGGGTCACCGCTGGGAAGTCCATATGAGAAAAGATGAACGTCGACTCCGTTGCTTCGGCCCTTACTGAGTTGATCGCTGAGCCGATAGAGGTTCAAGTAGTAGGTCTCCTGCGTTCCATCGGGCCGCTCGAAGGTAACCGTGTCTTCTTCGTCGCCGCTACATCGAGAGTCACTTCCACAGGTGCTGTTTTCCGTCAGCACGCTATAGGACTGCAGAGTAGCGGCCCGGTCGATGCCGGTCATGCCAACATTGTTGTTCGTGCTGGCGCCGACAATGCCGGCCATTTCGCTGGCGATGTCGAGTTCGGGCTCCAGAAGCGTCCCAACCGGGGACGCCAGGCGGCTGGAGGAAAGGTCCTCGTGGTTTTGGATGAAGCCCGTCTGGGAGTAGACGCCGATTTTCACGTTTGAGGAGCCGGTCGTATAACTCCAGGCTTGGTCCACCCGGTGCACGTCGAAGAGGTACTGCTGCTGGTCGACGAGAGGATCGTTTGTCTGGTTTTGAGCAAGAAGAGCGCTCGGCGCTGCGAGCAGGCCGAGGAGGATTGTGAAGAAAAATGCGCGCGAGAGTGTATGTAGAGCGTTCATCGTGGCCCTCTTGGTCTGATGAAAAAGGAACAAGAGGGACTGGGTTTGAGTGCCGCACACGCAAACGAGGGGCGCCTCCCGGCGATGAGCCGGAAGCCAGTCCCGTGTGCCCCGTTTGCGGTTGAAGTCCCTGGCGTGCCGGCAGCACGTCAGGGACTTATTTGTTGATTATAGAACGGCAATCACCTCCGTGGCGTCAGTTTGTTGAGCGATTGCGTCGAGAGGGTGGGAAAGTCGGGCACTGAATCGGGGAGGGTCGGCCAGAGCGGCTCGGCTTCCATCGTCTCCAACTCGAAACGAAAGGGCACGTAGCGGGCGCCCTGGCCTTGATTTACATCCCGGCGGAAAATGAAGTACGAACCATTAGATCCGCACCGGGGAATATCTCCTCCTAGTGTTGTGATTTGTCGAGCATTCTCACCGCGAGATTCCATTATGAATAGCTGTTTTGCGTTCTGAACCTCTCTGGCTTGGAAAATATAATTCGTTCCTGGACATGCCACTGGGGTGTCGACCAGATCGAGCGAGTCTTCTGGAAAATCAGTAATCCACTGCCAAGTGCTATCGGCAAAGTTATACCGAGCGAAATTGCCGCTTGGCGGGCTGTTATCGCGAAGATATTTTTTTCCAATCGCATACTCGTGGTTTTTCCCGAAAGAAGCTGATTCAAAAAGTTCTGCTAGTGGACCGATAGTCGTCGAGTCAGAGGTATCAACAATGTAGAGTCCTCGTGGAAATGGCTGCTGATAGGCCTTCTGGTGAGCGAAGACCAAAAGTCGATGGCCATCCTCGAACCACCCAGAGCTACTCACGACGGGAAAAGAAAGTCGCTGATGGTTTTTGCCAGTCCACTGTCTCGTCTCCATCGTCTCCAAATCAATCGTGTAGACGTAAAAATCAATTCCAGTAGCAACTGTAACTGCGAGTCTATCCTCAGTCGGATGCCAGTCAGCACCTAAAACATTGACACCGATGAGACGGGCATTTTCCCCGTTCCGGTCAACGATCCAGAGCTGATTTTGTGGATCGGATGGTTCACCAGGTGTTCGTTCCCGAATGAGTGCAACTTGATCTCCATTCGGGCTCGGAAATAGCTCTGGAATGTGTTCAGTATTCGGCAGCGGATCCCCGCCGTACTCACCAGAATCAAAGATTGGCTCTTTGGTGGGCGGTTCGGTGGGCCCGGTGCAGGCGAGTGCCACCAAGAATGTTGCGAGCAGGGCGAGGCCGAAGGTCGAGAGGAGGCGAGGCATCGGATAGCACGGAAAGTTGAAAGTCTGCGGAGATGTCTACCGAGGGAGCGTAATCGTTTTTTTTTTCGAGCGTTTGCGACGAGAGCGGGGGAAAGTCGGGAACCGAATCGGGAAGGGCGGGCCAGAGGGGATTATCTTCCATCGTGGCCATGTCGAAGCGAAAGGGGACGTAGCGGGCACCTTCGTTCCGGTTTACGTCACGACGGAAGACGAAATACGAGCCGCCGTAGCTCCACCGCGGATTGTCGCCCCCTAGTTCTGTGATTTGCCGAACCTTTTCCCCGCGGTGATTCATGAAGAAAAGTTGAGGGGCATTTTTGACCTTCCGGCTCTGAACGAGCGTCGTACCGGTCGGACTTGGCACAGGCGGGTCGACGTGCCGGATGAACGAGTCTTTCTGAAGGTCCGAAATCCAATGCCAAGTGCTATCGGCGAAATTATAGCGAATGAAATTGCCGCTCAGTGGATTATCGTTCTGGAGATATTTTCGTCCTGTGGCATACCTGTCCTTGTTGCCGAGAAAGGCAGATTGCATAAATTCAAGAAGAGGTCCAGTAGTCGTGCTGTCCTGAGTGTCGATGATGTAGGTGCCCCGGGAGAATGGCTGCTGGTAGGCCTCCTGAGCTACGGATACCAAGAGGCGGTTTCCATCATTGAACCATACTGGATTGTTCACAACCGGAAATGACAGCCGCTGACTGTCTTTTCCAGTCCACTGTGTGGCTTCTCCAGTTTCCAAATCAATCGTGTACGTATAGACGTCAATTCCACTCACAACTGTGACTGCCAGTGACCTCCCGTTCGGCGACCAATCAACAGTTCCAGTATTCACGGAGATGAGGCGTGGATTGCAGCCATCTCGATCCACAATCCAGAGTTGATTCCGCGGGTTGGACGGCTGACCGGGCGTGCGCTTGCGAACAAGGGCATAGCGGTCCCCACTCGGGCTCGGCTTCACGTTCGAGAGGTGTTCGGTGCCCGTCAGAGGGTCGCCGCCATACGCGCCCTCTTCGAAGGTCGGCTCTTCCTTTTTTGGTTCGGTAGGTGTCGAGCAGGCCGCGGCGATGACCACGGCGCCGACGACAGTGCTTGCGAGGATGGGGAGCAAAAAACGTCGCATGGCAAAACTATCATCGAAGAAACACAAGCAAGAAAACGAAGCGTGAATCGGACCGGTCTTCGGAACCGCCTTCCTTCGAAGACCCGCTTGGGAGCCCCTCCTTCCTTAACAACTGTCTGCTTACAGCTGAACTGGGTTCAAAAGGTAAGACCGACTGTTGCCATGATGCCCCGATTCTGGGCGGAGAACCGCAGGCCGGGAACGTCGGACAACCCGAGACCGAACCGGGCATCCACGGTCACCGTCCCTGCCTCAGTCTCGACATCCGCACCGGCCCCGAAGTCCAGGCTAATGGCATTTCCCCCCAGATCATCGCCGACGTTGATTCCCTGCGACTCTCCTCCGAGTGTGACGTCGGCTGCCGTGTTGACGCTGAATCCAAGGGTCGGCCCCGCGAGCACGTGAGGGACGACCGCTCCAATTTCCGGAAGCTCGGCCCGAGCGAGAATCGGGACCTCCACGTAATCGGCTTTGCTCGTGATGCTCCCCGATTCTGGCTCCCCATCGGAGTTCGGAACGGTGAACGTGGTCTGATCGCCCTTCTGGATGTATCGCACTCCGGGCTGAAGGGCCAGTAGCCCGCCAAAGTCGGCAACGATAAACCCGCCCACCATGAACCCCGTCCGCCGTCCCGCATCTGTTTCGGAGACGGTCGGGACCCCCCGCAGGAGGGTCTGAATTGTTTCGGCCTCGTCGCCCCCAAAGGTGGCGAAGTTGAGGCCAACCCTAATGCCGGGCTGGAGGTCCACAGGACTGGACTGGGCACCGGTCGAGGCGTCGGCGCGCCGAAGGGATTCGATTGTCTGTGCGTCTCGGCGGCCATCAAGAGCGGAGGCAAAGAGGGAGGTGTGCGTTTGTCCGGACGCGGGGCTGGGCAAAAACTGCAGGCAGAGACCCACCAGAAGAACGAATCGGCAGCTCAAGCGGAGCCTAAGAGCAGGCATCGGGCTACTGAATTGAGGGCAAACGACACGAATCGTCGCGCGGCAGAACCAAGTGAGCGGAGTGATCGGATAGATGTGCAACTCGGCCTCGCACGTCACAATTACTTACAACGTAACCCCCCCCTAAAAGAATTGCAAATGTATGGTTCGTTCGCAACAATCCATCGCGCCGACTGTCGATCTCAGCCCCGCGGCGGGATCGGCACCCGACAGAACAAGCCGCGAACCTTTCCAGGCCCTCGGCAATTGATGGGGGCGAGCATTTTTCGTGTTCACACCCGCCCAGCGCCACGTGACCCTCCTCGTCCTCAACGGCCCCAACCTGAATCTCCTCGGCGTCCGCGAACCGGAGACCTACGGCACCACCACGCTCGCCGATATCGAGTCCGATCTCGATGAGGCGTTTCCCGAGGTCACGCTCCGCTTCGCGCAGGCCAACAGCGAGGGGGCGCTCATCGACCACCTGCACGCGGCGCACGAGGACGGGATCGACGGCGTCGTCTTCAACCCGGGCGGGTACACGCACACGTCCGTCGCCCTGCGGGACGCCGTGGCCGCCATCGAGCCGCCGGTGGTGGAGGTGCACCTCTCCAACGTCCACGCTCGTGAGGACTTCCGGCGCACGTCGCGGATCGCCCCGGCCTGCGTGGGGCAGATGAGCGGGTTCGGGGCGGCGGGGTATCGGCTGGCGGTGGGGTTCTTTCTAGATCGTATTGCGTAGTTCGTATTGCGTAGAGCGTATTGCGTGGAGAGGGCCAGTGGGGAGGAGCGAGTCTGGGGGACGGCTGCCTTTTTGGGTGAGGATTGAGGATCGAGGGTCGGGGAGGGATGATTGGGGCTTGTTGCTCAGAACGTCCCTTGCCCTTCGCCCTGCCCCTCTCGAAATTCGACATTCGCGAATCGACATTCGCCACTGATCCGATGGCGGGCTACAAGGGGCACATTGCGGGCGCGGCGGTCTTTGGGGGCGGGTACTTGGCGGCCCTCGGGTACGCGTTCTCCGTCGACGCGGCCTACCGGCAGTTTACGGCGCTGGAGCAGGTGGGCTACCCGCTTGCCCTCCTGGCGCTGGCGCTCCTGTTTGGGCTCTGGCCGGACGTGGACACCGATTCGAAGGGGCAGGAGATCTTCTACTCGATCTTCTTCGCCGTGGACCTGTTTTTGGTGGTGACGGAGCAGTTCCGGGCCGCGGCCTACCTGGGGCTCGTGGCGGTGCTGCTGGTGCTCAGCACGCACCGGGGCTGGACGCACACGTGGTGGGCGATGGTGCTGGTGCCGTCGCCACTCCTCATTTTGCCGTACCTCCACGTGCCGGGGCGGCCGCTCGTGGGGCTGCCGTTCTACGGGGCGGCCGTGGTGGGGTATTTGAGCCACCTTGTCGTGGATCGGCTGTGGTAGGGGGTGTGGGAAGAGGGAAGGGGGAAGAGGGGATCGTCAGTGCTTGGGTTGTTGAGGTGTGCGATGGGTGACGAAGCGGAAACCGCATCGGCGGAGGCAGCGTCCGCGTCGGACGCGGAGGGGGAGAGTGCGGCGGGATCGGTGGCGGGCGGCATTTTCCTGAGCCGGATGTTTGGGCTGCTGCGGGAGCGGGCGGTGGCTTACTTCTTTGGGGTGGGGGCCCACGCGGACGTGCTGCAGGTGGCGTTCAAGTCGCCCAACCTGCTGCAGAACCTGCTGGGGGAGGGCACGATCTCAGCGGCGTTTATTCCCATCTACAGCCGCCTGCTCGACGAAGACCGGCCCGAGGCGGCGGGGCGCTTTGCGGGGGCGATCTTCGGGCTGCTGCTGGCCGCGGCGGGCGGCGTGGCGCTCCTCGGGGTCGTCTTTGCGGAGCCGATCGTGACGGTGCTGGCGCCGGGCTTTCTGGACGACGCGGCCCGGGTAGCGGCCGGGGACCTTCCGTTCAACCGGTTTGACCTCGCGGTGCGGGCCGTGCGCCTTATCTTTCCGATGGCCGGGGTGCTCGTGCTCTCGGCGTGGGCGTTAGGGGTGCTCAACAGCCACCGCCAGTTCTTTGTCCCCTACGTGGCGCCGGCGCTGTGGAACGCGGCCATCATCGCGACCCTTTTCGGCGGCGGGTACGTGCTGGCCGGCACGCCCGGCGCGCCGGACGCCCTGTCGAGCGACGCCCTCACGCCGCTGCTCCTGGTTGCCTGTGTGGGCGCCCTCGGGGGCGGACTGCTCCAGTTCGGGGTGCAGGTGCCGTTCGTGGTGCGGGAGATGGAGGGCTTCTCGTTGTCGCTGTCGACGCGCGTGGAAGGGGTGCGCGAGGCGCTCAGCGCGTTCGGGCCGGTGGTGGCGAGCCGGGGCGTGGCGCAGCTGTCGGCGTACCTCGATCTGTTTCTGGCGTCGTGGCTGGCGGTGGGGGCCCTCAGCGCGCTCCGCTACGCCCAGCTGCTTTACATGCTGCCCATCAGCCTCTTCGGCATGTCGGTGGCCGCGTCGGAGCTGCCGGAGCTGTCGCGCCTGACGCAGGAGAAGGTGGCGGCGTTCTCGGCACGCCTGCGGCGCTCGCTGCGGCAGATCGCGTTCCTCACGGTGCCGACGGTGGTGGGCTACCTTGCCTTCGGCGTGCTGCTGGTGGGGGCGCTCTTCCGGACCGGCCAGTTCCAGGCGGCGAGCACGTGGCTCGTCGCGATCGTGCTCGGCGGGTACAGCCTCGGCATCTTGGCGACGACCTTCTCGCGCCTGCTCCAGAACGCGTTTTACGCGATCGGCGACACCACGACGCCCGCCTGGATTGCCGTCCTGCGCGTCACGGTCTCGACGCTCGTGGCGGTGCCCGCGATGTTCTGGCTCGACACGATTGCGCTCGAACGGGTCGCGGGCCCGCTGCCGGGCGACGCGCTCTTCCTCGGCGCGCTCGGGCTCAGCCTGGGGGCCACGGTCGGGGCGTGGGTGGAGGTCGCGGCGCTGCGGCACTGGCTTCGGGGGCCGCTCCCCGACGTGCGCATTCCGTGGGCCTCCGTCGGGCGCATGGTGGGCCTCGCGCTCGTGTCGCTCGGGCCGGGGGCGGCCGCGTGGGGCCTTCTCCCGAGCTGGCACGTGCTCCTCGTGGCGCCGCTCGTCGTGGCGGCGTACGCGGCTGCCTACCTCGGGGCGGCCTGGGGGCTCGGCGTCGGCGAGATTGAGGCGTGGACGCGGCGGTTCTTTGGGTAGCGGCGTGGAGGGGCCCGATTTGGCAAGAATGGCCGCAGATTTGCGGGGTGTGAACCATGCGCCAGGGGCATCAGTAGCACCCTGCTCGGTAGCGCGTAGCGCGATGTTTTCAGCCCATCCCGTCTTCTGTCCGTCCGATGCCTGATTCCGACGAGGTCGACCTCGGCCCCGGCACGCTGCTTATCTCGGCCCCAATGATGCAGGATCCGAACTTCCGCCGCTCCGTGGTGCTGCTCTGCGAGCACAACGACCGGGAGGGCACCTTCGGGCTCATTCTGAACCGCGAGCTCGACGTCCAGCTCGGCGACGTGCTTGACGAGTATGTCACCTACGACCCGCCGCTGTACATGGGGGGGCCCGTGCAGCGCGAAACCCTGCACTACCTCCACACGCGGGAGGACATTCCGGGCGGCGTGGCGCTGCCCGGCGACATGACGTGGGGCGGCGACTTCGAGGCCGTGCAGCAGCTCGCCAAGGGCGGGGACGCCGCGCCCGACAACCTGCGGTTCTTCCTCGGCTACGCGGGGTGGGGCCCCGGTCAGCTCGAAGGCGAGCTCGGGGAGGAGGCCTGGATTCCGGCGCCCGGCGCCGCCGAGTTCGTTTTTGACACCGATCCCGATCAGCTCTGGCGCGCCATTCTGCGGCGCATGGGTGGGGAGTACGCCGTCCTCGCCAACTTTCCCGACGACCCCCGGATGAATTAGGGGCTTCGCGTTGAGGGTTGTGCACCGAGGAGAGGGTATGAACGGGTTTTTGACGGCACGATGGAATCCTTCCTCCCGCAGTGCGTATACCCCACACTTCTGAAGTGAACCCCCTGGCGCCTGCATCCCCGACTCCAAACCCTCACCCCCCAATCCCCATGCCTGGCACGCCCGAGAACACAAAGAAAGAGAACGAGCGGGACCTCAATTTCTGGGAGAGCCTCTACCTGCCGGAGCTGTTCAAGGGGCTCGGCTACTCGTTCGACCGGATGGCCAACGAGCCGACCTACACGTTCGAGTACCCGGAGGAGCAGTGGTACCCGCCGGACAGCTACCGCGGGCGGCCGGTGCTCGTGGAGGAGGACGATCGGCCGCGGTGCGTCTCCTGCAACCTGTGTGCCCGCGCCTGCCCGCCGCTCGCCATCTCCATGCAGTCGAAGGAGGTGAACAACGTGAAGGAGCGGGAGCCGGAGTGGTTCGAAATCAACATGCTCCGCTGCATCTACTGTGGCTTCTGTGAGGAGGTGTGCCCGGAGGAGGCGATCGTCATGTCGAAGGAGCACGACCTCACCTTCCAGAGCCGCGACGAGGCGGTCTTCGACCTCGATGACCTGCTGCGGCC
This window encodes:
- a CDS encoding NuoI/complex I 23 kDa subunit family protein, translated to MPGTPENTKKENERDLNFWESLYLPELFKGLGYSFDRMANEPTYTFEYPEEQWYPPDSYRGRPVLVEEDDRPRCVSCNLCARACPPLAISMQSKEVNNVKEREPEWFEINMLRCIYCGFCEEVCPEEAIVMSKEHDLTFQSRDEAVFDLDDLLRPSEQMQDRLEYLDQYKNKQFGQQWDFKKENNLHSVKDQHFLDWLAEEGMDDLDTTHQREDRMATEGDQDWGGDRQGPPQTTHAAE